In the Psychromicrobium lacuslunae genome, GATTTGAACTCCGGAGTTAGCTTTCACCATCGCGGTCAGGCTTGCTAAGCCCTCAATAGCTCGCGCTGCTTGCCCGGAGCTGAGCACGCGGTCAACGCCTAAAGCAGCTAGTGACCCTACTGCGTCAACCGCGTTGACGGCTTGATCTATGGCGCGGTGGAAGACGATCTCGATTTCGGAATTTACCGAGCGTGCAGCTTCGATTAAGCGCTCGGTCGCGGCGAGGTCGACGTGCCCGCTCGGTGTCAGCACACCAATCACCACGCCAGCTACCCCTTGCTTCGCGCATTCGACACTTTCTAGAACTGCTGTGGCTAGTTCTTCCGGCGAGTAGCAAAAGTCGCCGGGGCGGGGACGGATCAGCGCTTGTACTGGGAGCTCACTGGCATCGAGCACCGAGGCGATTAACCCCGCCGAAGGCGTGACACCGCCTAGCTCCAAGGCGCTGCAGAGCTCCACGCGATCGGCGCCGCCTCGGTAGGCGGCAACAGCGCCCGCCGCTGAGGCAATCGCAATTTCGAGTTTCACTGAATGCTCACTGCGTGCACTGAGGCGACACAACGAACCTCAGGATTGATCTGAGTGTGCACGAAATCCCTAATCGCGCTGGCGACTTGGCAAACCACCTCGGGGGTGCGGTGCTCAATGCGAACACCAATGCGTGCAGTGATTTTCAGGCCATCTCCATGCGATTCGACCAGAACGGTGCGCAACGGCGGCGAATCGTCACCTTTCACGAAAGCGATAAGTTGATCAGCAGCCGTTCTCACCACGTTTTGCGGCGGGAACAGCTCATTGACTCCTGCGGTGGCTAGTACCACCGAGTTGAGCGCATCGACAAGTTGTTCGGAGCTCGACTCGCTCATTAATCACCATCTCCCAGAGTCTGTGACCGCTGAATATCGACAATCGCAATATTGATTGCGCTGATTTTCAGCTGTGTGTGTCGCTCAAGTGTTTCACGAATTTTAGTTCGCAACTCATCGGCCAAGGCTGGTAATGGCGGACCCCACACGGCACTCAGACGTACCTCAACGGTGATTTCGGCGTCCGGGCTGGAAACCTCCCCTTCTAGACGGCAGCGGCCAATCATAGCGCCCTCGAGTTCATCACCAGCTGATCGAATCAGAGCGATTACTGAACCCTCTGTTTGACTGAGTTCATCATCGGGATCGGCGGCGGGAAGCTCCCCTTGATTGTGCAGTGGGATATCTCGGCCGGCTTGAGCTTCCAAAGCGATATTGCTGAAAATTGACCCGAGCCAGTTCTCGTCCTCAGCACTGTGCGGCTCAGACTCAAAGTCGATCAGTTCTCGGGTGACCGAGTTGAGCTGCTCCAGGGCACGCAATGCTGACTGGCATTCGGGGCAGGTGTCGATATACGGATTGGCGGGCTGGCGGTCAGCTGCCAAATAGTCGCTGAGCTCGTCAAGGGAGTGGCCGCAACTGAGCATTTCGGGTCTTGCGCTCATCGCCAATCCTCCATTTCCTTCATCAGTGTCGCCCTAGCTCTTGCCAGTTGTCCACGTACCGTCGATACGCTGAGGCCGAGTTCATCGGCGATTTCCTGATAACTGTGTTCGCCAACTTCTCGGAGTGTCCAACATCTTCGTTGAGTCTCTGGCAGTTGACTTAAAGCTGCTGAGAGCGCGCTTAGCTGCGAGGCGGCTAGTGCTTGGCGTTCCGGGCGCTCGGCTGCCGGTGCCGCTATCTCTAAGTCGTCAATACCGGAGCTATCCTTGCGTTTGCGCAGTAGATCGATACTTTTGCGGCTGACGATCCGCATTAGCCAGCTTTTTACCTTAGCCGGTTCTTGCAGGCTGTCTAGGGTCTTCCAGGCGACAACGAGCGCTTCTTGGACGACGTCTTCTGCCTCGCTGTGGGAGGAGAGCAGCCGGCCAGCGTAGGAACGCATCAATAAGGCGTAGCGGCGAGCCAAGATTTCGAAGGCTCTGATGTCGCCATTGAGAGCCCGCTCGACCAGAAAAGCATCGTTGGCCGTGCTGAGCTTATTCGATTTTGGCTGATCCAACGTGCTACCTTTCGCGGCTCGACTCGTCTGATGCTTAAGCAGGTACGCCGGAACGAGCCACTGGGAGACCCGCCCCGGCATACCTTACCTTTTCAAGAAGCGTTAGTCCTTCTTCTTGAAACCTTCAAGCAATTTTTCACCCGCCGCTTTGAGATTCGCGCCGGCATCCTGGGCGAAGTCCTTAACGTTCTCCACCGCATCCTGGGCGAAATCTTTCACGTTTTCCACCGCATCCTTCGCGCCGGCCTCAGCCTGATCTGCCTTGCCTTCGGCCTTCAAATCGGGGTTATTGGTGAGATCTCCGGCAGCCTCCTTGGCATTGCCAGCCAGGTCTTGGAACTTGTTTTCGGCTTTTTCTTCGATACCCATGATTTTCTCCTGTTGTTGTGTTGTGTTGTGGGAACGGGAGCTTATTGCACCCGATGTTGATGGGACCAGCCGCTCCGCGCGCCGGAGTGGATGCTGATCAAAATAGGTAGTTCTCGGCCCAACAGCCGGTCCAAGCCGATCACCAGATTTTCCGCGGAATCCGCCAATTGACGAGGGGATGAACCTTTTCGTGCCTGGATAGAAACCTTCAGGCCTGATTGTTTCTTCAGTTGCCAGGCGCTGACCGTGGTGCTCAAGACGCGTGGATCCTCGGCTAAGGCCGCTTTGATGGCACTTTGTGCGATGTTGTCGTGCAGCGTCAAGGTGCCCTCCGGGTCTCGTTCGCGGCTCAATCGCGAAGTCCTGCCGCCACCCTGGGAAGCGATCCAGCAAATCAACAGAATCACTGCCAGCAGCAGCATTGCCAGCAGACCAAGCCAAAGCCAGCTCACTTCCCAATCGCCGAGCTGAACCCGAGTTGTGCTGAGTTGCTGGGAGGTGAATTCTTTGGCTTGACCACCCCAGTTGAGCCAGCTGTCTTTCGCCTTGGACCAGCTGCCAGCCAGCACGGTAGCGACGCCAGCAGCCAATAGCACTATTGACACGATGAATAGCAGGACTCGGTTGAGTCCACGGTTCGTGTTACTCATACGCCAACAGCTCCTTGCCGATTGATGCTGACAACTAATTTGAGATTCTCAGCTAGCTGCCAGGAGCGGACTTCTTGCTCTAGCCCGTGCTGGATGCTTTGGGCGTCAAGCGAGATACCCGAGGTCGGTCGCACTTCTACCTTGGCCCGACCATTCTGCACCTGCGCAAACACTTGAGCGGTTTGCACCCGGGCAAGCTGGCTGGCACTGCGTGCTAAGGCAGAGGCGATCACCGCGTCGTCAACCACCAGCGCATTGCGCTCGCTTGACAACGCCCGCTTAGGCTTCCGACCAGACCCGAGCGCTATCACAAGCAGCGCTAAGCCGACTAATCCAATGCCAATTCCGGCCAGTATCAGACCGATCGGTAGCGTATTGTTCGGTAGATTCAGCAGCCAGGCTGCCATTTGTGCCGGACTGGCGAGCAGGGCGGGCTGCTTGAGCAAGTGCAGCACGGTTTCGGTGCCTAGCCAGCCAAGGGTGAGGATCGCCAAGCTGGCGACCAACACTGAACTAACCGCTCTGGAACGGTGAGTTTCCCGACGGAGCATTCGGGCAGCGACCCGAGTAGGTGCGCCTGCAGTGCTCATTGTGGTGCCACCTTTCCGTCTAGGATGCTGTCCACCAGATCAATATTGATCTGGCCGATGGTTGAACCGGTGAGTTCTTCGGCTCTTCGGGCCAGTGCTGTTCTTGCTTGCCGGGCCTGCTCGGGTAGTGCTCCGCCGCGTTGCCTGAGTAAAGCCTCATCGCGAGCAATATCGCTGAGCGAAGGGACTTTGACCGGTACGCTCACCGCAATGGCCAGCTTGCCAGCATCATCACTTGCTTCGGCTTTGACTTGTGAGGCTTTCAAGCTGAAGGCCTCTGCGGTGATTGCCGCCAGCACCCGGTTCAGAGCGGTCCGAGAGATCCGGGTGAAACCGGCCAAGGTTGCGGTTGTCGGGGTGTCAGCGGCGGAACTCATGAGGAGGTCCGTTTGCCGGTCAGTGCGTCAAACACACCGCGCAGATCGAGTTTGCCTTCAAAGGTACGGCCGATGACCGCACCGACGAGCATGAAGATCAGCATCAAGATGAAGCCCCAAAAACCGAAGGCGAGGGCGGCTGCGGCGAGTACCGCGCCGATGGCGATTCCAGTTACAGTTCCACTCATTCGACTCGGCTCCCTTCAATAGCCTTGGCGGACTCTTGAGTCTCGGTGTTCTTGTCATCGGAAGGAATGTGAATATCGCTGACCGTGATATTCACCTCGACCACATCGAGGCCAACCAATTTCTCGACGGCGTTGTAAACGGCCGAGCGAACCTGATCGGCGACGCCCTTGAGTGGGGAGGGGTATTCGACCACCAGGGTGATGTCTACCGCCGCCTGCTTCTCGCCGACTTCCACCGAAACGCCCTGAGTGAGGTCGGTGTTACCGACAACATCTCGAATAGCGCCAATGGCGCGAGCTGCCCCACCGCCGAGGGCGTAAACTCCGGGAACTTCGCGGGTGGCGATGCCAACTACTTTGGCGACGACAGCATCCTCAATGGTGGTCTTGCCCGAATTTGAGTTGCCGGAATCGCTTTTCACCTGGACCGCTTTGCTGTCCGTGCTGGTGGGCTTCGCAGGGTTATTAGCCGGTGTGCTCATCATTTCTCCTTGATTAGTGGAAGCGTTCACCAATAAGTCGCAGGTCAGCATTGAAGTGTCATGAAAAAATTGTGTGACTTAGCTCACCCGACGGATTGCCGTGCGTTGAGGAGGACGGAGCAGGCGATGCCGAGCCGGATAGACTGAGCAGGTTGATCGATCCAGGAAGCGAGGATGTCGTTGCCAGCTTTTACCGCCAGGTTCGCTAGCCCAGAAGAGCGCAAGACATGGGACAGTCATGTCACCGCCAATCCGCAGGGGGGCAATCTCTTGCAGTCCGAAGCCTTCGCGGAGGTGAAATCCGAGTACGGCTGGGATCTTCGGTTCTTGGTGCTGGAATGCGCCGAGTATGCCAGCTATAACTTGGTGCTGGAGAAGACCTTCCCTTTGCTCGGTCGGCTTTGGTATCTGATCAAGGGTCCGGACCTCGCTGCTGTGGAGGATATCCCGGCGGCCTTAGCAGCGGTCAAAAAGTTTGTCGCCACGCAGAAGCTGGGGGTCTTTGCGATCAAGATCGAACCCGATGTGCCAGATAGCGAACGGGCTCGCGATCTGCTGAGCTCCGCAGGACTGATTAAGACGCCAAATCTGCAGCCGAACGACTCCACCGCAATCCTCGACACCACACCGGAACCTCAGCAACTGATGCGGAACCTCAGCTCACGCGCTCGCAATGCCATTCGGCGCGCTCAGCGCGAGGGGGTTGAGGTAGAAAAAGTCACTCCTAATGAGGAGAACTTCCGCACTATGTATCGATTGATGGCTGGAACCATCGCCGAAAAGGGCAAGACTCAGATGCGAGATTTTG is a window encoding:
- a CDS encoding DUF2273 domain-containing protein; translated protein: MSGTVTGIAIGAVLAAAALAFGFWGFILMLIFMLVGAVIGRTFEGKLDLRGVFDALTGKRTSS
- a CDS encoding lipid II:glycine glycyltransferase FemX, giving the protein MSLPAFTARFASPEERKTWDSHVTANPQGGNLLQSEAFAEVKSEYGWDLRFLVLECAEYASYNLVLEKTFPLLGRLWYLIKGPDLAAVEDIPAALAAVKKFVATQKLGVFAIKIEPDVPDSERARDLLSSAGLIKTPNLQPNDSTAILDTTPEPQQLMRNLSSRARNAIRRAQREGVEVEKVTPNEENFRTMYRLMAGTIAEKGKTQMRDFEYYRKFWQGFIDRSQGRFYFVYEDGQAAVGAFVINYGWKGTYKDGGSLIKRSRYGDSHLVQWVAINDLKELETPVAQYDFCGTPPVDRIKDNTHPHYGLGLFKTSFTKTAIDFVGCWDLVLSPLKYRGWNMAGERIARQLYTRRTGQQFY
- a CDS encoding Asp23/Gls24 family envelope stress response protein, which codes for MSARPEMLSCGHSLDELSDYLAADRQPANPYIDTCPECQSALRALEQLNSVTRELIDFESEPHSAEDENWLGSIFSNIALEAQAGRDIPLHNQGELPAADPDDELSQTEGSVIALIRSAGDELEGAMIGRCRLEGEVSSPDAEITVEVRLSAVWGPPLPALADELRTKIRETLERHTQLKISAINIAIVDIQRSQTLGDGD
- a CDS encoding CsbD family protein, with translation MGIEEKAENKFQDLAGNAKEAAGDLTNNPDLKAEGKADQAEAGAKDAVENVKDFAQDAVENVKDFAQDAGANLKAAGEKLLEGFKKKD
- a CDS encoding copper homeostasis protein CutC, translating into MKLEIAIASAAGAVAAYRGGADRVELCSALELGGVTPSAGLIASVLDASELPVQALIRPRPGDFCYSPEELATAVLESVECAKQGVAGVVIGVLTPSGHVDLAATERLIEAARSVNSEIEIVFHRAIDQAVNAVDAVGSLAALGVDRVLSSGQAARAIEGLASLTAMVKANSGVQIMAGGGVRTADIPALFKEAGVAAVHLSAKAAGPAIPGATLALGSADGSDPNAYFVTDKDLVSAAAEQLNSCRSTAAKWAY
- a CDS encoding Asp23/Gls24 family envelope stress response protein → MSTPANNPAKPTSTDSKAVQVKSDSGNSNSGKTTIEDAVVAKVVGIATREVPGVYALGGGAARAIGAIRDVVGNTDLTQGVSVEVGEKQAAVDITLVVEYPSPLKGVADQVRSAVYNAVEKLVGLDVVEVNITVSDIHIPSDDKNTETQESAKAIEGSRVE
- a CDS encoding RNA polymerase sigma factor is translated as MDQPKSNKLSTANDAFLVERALNGDIRAFEILARRYALLMRSYAGRLLSSHSEAEDVVQEALVVAWKTLDSLQEPAKVKSWLMRIVSRKSIDLLRKRKDSSGIDDLEIAAPAAERPERQALAASQLSALSAALSQLPETQRRCWTLREVGEHSYQEIADELGLSVSTVRGQLARARATLMKEMEDWR